The following coding sequences are from one Augochlora pura isolate Apur16 chromosome 6, APUR_v2.2.1, whole genome shotgun sequence window:
- the LOC144471580 gene encoding netrin receptor UNC5C → MEMKTSLLLLALLRLASALENTKEEEDADEDDEENYPVDDYDYGDYETATITSDTDLIAGGSLPIFLAEPVDTFVVKGRPATLHCRAAHALLVYFRCNGDRAKQSQHQDFVDPRTGTRVVEVELNVTRNEVEEYFGGERFKCECVAWSGPGQIRGQPATVEVAYLKKHFLSPPYSLSVEAGRNAELRCSPPMGVPLPKVYWLKNGSPLETVNGSTQQPPVQQSNPNEVAATGNFVQTGEGHLFLGEAELRHQGNYSCVAENIAARRVSEPAVLTVYVNGGWSSWSGWSDCSTRCGRGVQKRTRTCSNPMPINGGQSCPGPATQRVDCNPSCPAVDGRWSSWSSWTACGPDCSRVRRRSCNDPPPSNGGRSCQGKDVIVESCSADRCNALGQDGPRVLKEAARSIDHRNILALWITLSLAAVILALTTVFFVRVMRRKERMGALYGVARLDFRRPGDLAKSVVSKNRSVLSMDRRLEQVIDESNASRMPRSCSEHHYDVPQLSLPSTARPSPSSSVTRSSCRNSQRGRGLSDNEEGRSSRSTQPNAESTNEDEDDHDELDVLTEDDKVHGDSGGFIVRAVVDEQGALLVVPEVGVSMSVPEGAIPRNRRHNLHLAVLGDDYLRPSLPPGLTLLSAVVACGPSDIDLVKPVILQFEHCAELRTDNWELSLWSTDLDLETRSSNSTNSSTSSNVTSSMMWRKVLTLGGEPINLPGQPFAQLDHTGVFLVTETPSAYAVAGESSSVAPGLAVKRICVAVFLSRERDHIRCHLIEDTRAAFKLLVDRERRLGGSRVEHGTLGFRAGGSPLRIDLEDRESGFVERQEVPHRRIWSSSRTSIRRSFRIEKTVGETRLSFELRACQCGFEEHALFMRVDLDFVKRNSSAGKRSTKTESSVVLRGKNSARSTESVLPRPFRFSKTLRKQLCQCLDPPSARGNDWRMLAQRLQVDRYVDYFATKASPTEHILDLWEAKHQEGTALADLLNHLRLMGRVDAANVLESRLGPWI, encoded by the exons GTGTATTTTCGCTGCAACGGTGACCGGGCCAAGCAATCGCAGCACCAGGATTTCGTCGACCCTCGTACCGGGACGAGGGTCGTCGAGGTCGAGTTGAACGTGACGAGGAACGAGGTCGAGGAGTACTTCGGCGGGGAGAGGTTCAAGTGCGAGTGCGTGGCATGGTCGGGACCAGGTCAGATTCGAGGGCAGCCCGCCACGGTTGAGGTCGCCT ACCTGAAGAAGCACTTCCTCTCGCCGCCGTACTCATTGTCGGTCGAGGCCGGCCGCAACGCCGAGCTGCGATGCTCGCCGCCTATGGGGGTGCCTCTCCCCAAAGTCTACTGGCTGAAGAACGGATCGCCTCTGGAGACCGTCAACGGGTCCACCCAACAGCCGCCTGTCCAGCAGAGCAATCCAAACGAAGTCGCTGCTACAGGGAACTTCGTGCAGACCGGAGAGGGACACCTGTTCCTCGGCGAAGCGGAACTCAGACATCAGGGAAACTACTCCTGCGTGGCGGAGAACATCGCTGCGAGGAGGGTTAGCGAGCCGGCTGTTCTCACGGTCTATG TGAACGGCGGGTGGTCTTCCTGGTCGGGATGGTCGGACTGCAGCACCCGTTGCGGCCGAGGTGTACAAAAGAGGACCCGTACCTGCTCGAACCCGATGCCGATCAACGGGGGTCAGTCCTGTCCGGGACCGGCGACGCAAAGGGTCGACTGCAATCCTTCCTGTCCCG CGGTCGACGGCAGATGGTCAAGCTGGTCCTCGTGGACCGCATGCGGTCCCGATTGTTCCAGAGTGAGGAGGAGATCCTGCAACGACCCCCCGCCGAGCAATGGTGGTCGTTCCTGTCAAGGCAAGGACGTCATCGTTGAGTCTTGCTCCGCGGATCGATGTAATG CACTCGGACAGGACGGGCCGCGGGTCTTGAAGGAAG CGGCGCGGTCGATCGATCACAGAAACATCCTCGCCCTCTGGATCACGTTGAGCCTGGCGGCGGTGATCCTGGCATTGACGACCGTCTTCTTCGTGCGAGTGATGCGCCGGAAGGAGCGGATGGGCGCGCTGTACGGCGTCGCTCGGCTGGACTTCCGGCGACCCGGTGACCTGGCCAAGTCGGTCGTCTCGAAGAACCGATCGGTCCTGTCCATGGACAGGCGGCTGGAGCAGGTGATAGACGAGTCGAACGCGTCCCGAATGCCTAG GTCTTGCTCGGAGCACCACTACGACGTGCCGCAGCTGTCGTTGCCGTCGACCGCCAGGCCATCGCCGAGCTCCTCGGTGACGAGGTCCTCCTGCAGGAACTCCCAGCGCGGCAGAGGCCTGTCCGACAACGAGGAGGGCCGCTCGTCCA GATCCACGCAGCCGAACGCGGAGAGCACcaacgaggacgaggacgaccACGACGAGCTGGACGTGCTCACCGAGGACGACAAGGTCCATGGAGACTCCGGGGGATTCATCGTGAGAGCCGTGGTGGACGAGCAGGGCGCCCTTCTCGTCGTCCCCGAAGTCGGCGTTTCCATGTCCGTCCCCGAAGGAGCCATCCCGCGAAATCGTCGACACAATCTGCATCTGGCTGTCCTAGGCGACGACTACTTGAGACCTTCCCTACCGCCTGGGCTGACTCTTCTGTCCGCCGTGGTGGCCTGCGGACCCAGCGACATCGACCTGGTGAAGCCAGTGATCCTCCAGTTCGAGCACTGCGCCGAGCTCAGGACCGACAACTGGGAGCTCAGTCTGTGGTCCACCGATTTGGATCTGGAGACTCGGTCCAGTAATTCCACCAATTCGTCGACCAGCTCGAATGTCACTTCCTCGATGATGTGGCGCAAGGTACTCACGCTCGGCGGCGAACCCATCAATCTGCCCGGGCAACCTTTCGCGCAGCTCGATCACACCGGCGTGTTCCTGGTCACGGAGACGCCCAGCGCCTATGCCGTTGCCGGAGAGAGCTCCTCGGTGGCGCCTGGACTCGCTGTGAAGAGGATCTGCGTCGCCGTGTTTCTGTCCAGGGAGAGGGATCACATCAGGTGTCATCTGATCGAGGACACCAGGGCGGCGTTCAAGCTGCTGGTGGACAGG GAGCGTCGGCTAGGCGGAAGCCGAGTGGAGCACGGCACCCTAGGCTTCCGAGCAGGTGGTTCCCCCCTGCGCATCGATCTCGAGGACAGGGAAAGCGGATTCGTGGAGCGTCAAGAGGTTCCGCACCGCAGGATTTGGTCCTCGAGCCGGACGAGCATAAGGCGGTCCTTCAGGATCGAGAAAACCGTCGGCGAGACGAGGCTCAGCTTCGAGCTGCGTGCCTGCCAGTGCGGCTTCGAGGAGCACGCGCTGTTCATGAGGGTCGACCTGGACTTCGTCAAGAGGAACAGCTCCGCCGGCAAGAGGTCCACCAAGACCGAATCGTCCGTCGTCTTGCGGGGGAAGAACTCGGCCAGGTCGACGGAGTCCGTTCTACCGAGACCGTTCAG GTTCTCAAAAACGCTGAGAAAACAGCTGTGCCAGTGCCTGGACCCTCCCAGCGCCCGGGGCAACGATTGGCGGATGCTGGCTCAGAGGCTGCAAGTAGACCG ATACGTCGATTACTTCGCGACGAAGGCGAGCCCGACCGAGCACATCCTGGACCTGTGGGAGGCGAAGCACCAGGAGGGCACTGCCCTGGCGGACCTCCTGAACCACTTGAGACTGATGGGACGCGTCGACGCTGCCAACGTCCTCGAGAGCCGCCTCGGCCCGTGGATCTGA